The Mycetohabitans endofungorum genome contains a region encoding:
- a CDS encoding FGGY family carbohydrate kinase, with translation MTAHRNAILAIDEGTSGTRAALVDASGHVSCLEYLPLHVDSPQPGVVEQDANAILDKTIAVCYATLARAAQQKVRVVAVAIATQRATAVLWDTHTGRALVPAMVWQDTRHAADLERLAATWDRRLVAGVGRPAGVRSPYLWAAHQLRTVPAVADAFRARRLAFGTIDTWLLWHLSTERTCVTTPTNATSASAYLLGEHRYFDAWIDALGFPRELLPALREDADTFGRTRPELLGIDVPILACAGDQLAGAIGLGCLDRGQSMCVHGTGSFVDLLTGPALPCTTLMDEHQHQHQHQHQHQHQHQHQHQHQHPPSYGATLAITARRHGGVSHYSLETFVATTGCALNWVCDTLRWFDHPAQISALARTVSSARDVLFVPALTGLRVPQMEPCARASLSGISIATTREEVAFALLEGIGHSVTSCMEANQAVARIDVHELVVGGGLSGSDVLLQIQADLSGLPVRRIRESDRASLRGAAFLAGASGLLWDSLDAARATLVTDAVFEPSPDTGLRQQRRARWHARIQSELAHAADFDHG, from the coding sequence ATGACCGCGCATCGAAACGCCATCCTTGCGATCGACGAAGGCACGTCTGGCACACGGGCCGCGCTAGTCGACGCCAGTGGACACGTATCCTGCCTCGAATATCTGCCGCTACACGTGGACAGTCCGCAACCAGGGGTCGTCGAGCAAGATGCGAATGCGATCCTGGACAAGACCATCGCGGTCTGCTACGCGACGCTGGCAAGGGCTGCACAGCAAAAGGTGCGGGTCGTCGCGGTGGCCATCGCCACCCAGCGGGCAACGGCCGTACTATGGGACACGCACACGGGACGGGCACTGGTCCCTGCGATGGTCTGGCAGGATACGCGTCATGCGGCCGATCTCGAGCGCCTGGCCGCCACCTGGGACCGCAGGTTGGTGGCAGGCGTAGGCCGACCCGCCGGCGTGCGCTCGCCGTATCTATGGGCGGCCCATCAACTACGCACGGTGCCGGCAGTCGCCGACGCGTTCCGCGCCCGCCGCCTCGCGTTCGGCACGATCGACACTTGGCTGCTATGGCACCTATCCACCGAGCGTACATGCGTGACCACGCCGACCAATGCGACTTCGGCGAGTGCCTATTTGCTGGGCGAGCATCGGTATTTCGACGCCTGGATCGATGCGCTGGGCTTTCCGCGTGAGCTGTTGCCGGCGTTGCGCGAGGACGCGGACACGTTCGGCCGCACCCGGCCCGAGTTACTCGGGATCGACGTGCCGATCCTGGCCTGCGCGGGCGACCAGCTTGCCGGCGCGATCGGACTCGGGTGCCTCGACCGTGGGCAATCGATGTGCGTACACGGCACGGGCAGCTTCGTCGACCTGCTGACGGGCCCGGCCTTACCGTGCACCACGCTCATGGATGAGCACCAGCACCAGCACCAGCACCAGCACCAGCACCAGCACCAGCACCAGCACCAGCACCAGCACCAGCACCCACCATCATACGGCGCAACGCTGGCCATAACAGCACGCCGCCATGGCGGCGTTTCACACTATTCGCTCGAAACCTTCGTCGCCACGACGGGCTGCGCACTGAATTGGGTTTGCGACACGTTGCGCTGGTTCGACCATCCGGCGCAGATCAGCGCCCTGGCCCGCACCGTGTCGTCGGCGCGCGACGTGCTGTTCGTCCCCGCATTGACCGGGTTGCGCGTGCCGCAAATGGAACCCTGCGCCCGCGCATCGCTATCCGGGATATCGATTGCGACCACGCGGGAAGAGGTCGCGTTCGCCCTCCTCGAGGGCATTGGCCATTCGGTGACATCATGCATGGAGGCGAACCAAGCGGTGGCACGTATCGACGTGCATGAGCTGGTGGTCGGCGGCGGCCTATCGGGCAGCGACGTGCTGCTGCAGATCCAGGCGGATCTGAGCGGCCTGCCGGTGCGGCGTATCCGCGAGAGCGACCGCGCGAGCCTGCGCGGTGCGGCGTTCCTGGCCGGCGCCTCGGGCCTGTTGTGGGACTCGCTGGATGCGGCACGCGCCACGCTGGTCACCGACGCGGTGTTCGAGCCGTCGCCCGACACCGGCTTGCGACAACAACGGCGCGCGAGATGGCACGCGCGCATCCAATCTGAACTTGCCCATGCGGCCGATTTCGATCACGGTTGA
- a CDS encoding glycerol-3-phosphate dehydrogenase/oxidase, translating to MIFLPSRRPRQDRAAMTATSPLRVVREEQLARLGGDTFDMLIVGGGVTGAYAALDASLRGYRVALVEKSDFASGTSSKSSKMVHGGLRYIEQGNLSLVRHSLLERQRLRRNARHLVQRLPFLFPVMERDGVFDKRLAKAFESLLWTYDLAGGWREGILHQKLTKAEVLSHCPTFNEAYLTGGFMYFDARVDDARLTLTLARTAAFHGAALANHARVAEVTRNAQGRVDGAIVHADGREIRVRAGVVIMATGVWLRDWDGRRKGDAPALQVRPAKGVHVAIPWLKIRNDCTVTIPVPGRNRRATITRWGNVSYLGTTDEDYDGNLDNVYCTRQELDFLLEGARSALKTDLQPHDVVGSIAGCRPLVGPPGGKTIEMRRNHEIHIAPDGLVTIVGGKLTTSRHMAEQTIDAAQTVIGKRAPCRTKSAYLLGAAGYDPQAIVASGGLAAHLGERYGTEARFVSDLIDARPSLLAPIVEGLPYSEAEVVYAARHELARSVDDVLSRRTRARLMARDASARAAPRVGQILKAELGLSDALVASQVRDYVAAVQYEKSVLIGDNG from the coding sequence ATGATTTTCTTACCATCCAGACGGCCCAGGCAGGATCGGGCTGCGATGACGGCCACGTCGCCACTGCGCGTAGTGCGTGAGGAACAGCTCGCGCGCCTGGGCGGCGACACATTCGACATGTTGATCGTCGGCGGCGGCGTCACCGGCGCCTATGCGGCACTGGACGCGAGCCTGCGCGGCTACCGCGTCGCTTTGGTCGAGAAAAGTGACTTCGCGTCCGGGACGTCGTCCAAATCCTCGAAGATGGTTCATGGCGGCCTGCGCTACATCGAGCAGGGCAATCTCAGCCTGGTGCGCCACTCGCTGCTGGAGCGGCAGCGCCTGCGCCGCAATGCGCGCCACCTAGTGCAACGGCTGCCGTTCCTGTTCCCAGTGATGGAGCGCGACGGCGTATTCGACAAGCGCCTGGCGAAGGCCTTCGAGAGCCTGTTGTGGACGTATGACCTCGCCGGCGGCTGGCGCGAAGGCATCCTGCACCAGAAACTGACCAAGGCTGAAGTGCTGTCGCACTGCCCAACGTTCAACGAAGCGTACTTAACCGGCGGCTTCATGTATTTCGATGCGCGCGTGGACGATGCGCGGTTGACGCTGACGCTGGCGCGCACCGCGGCGTTCCACGGCGCGGCGCTGGCCAATCATGCGCGCGTGGCCGAGGTTACCCGTAATGCGCAAGGACGCGTCGATGGTGCAATCGTGCATGCCGACGGCCGCGAGATCCGCGTGCGCGCCGGCGTGGTAATCATGGCAACCGGCGTCTGGCTGCGCGACTGGGACGGGCGCCGCAAGGGGGATGCACCAGCGCTCCAGGTACGACCGGCCAAGGGCGTGCATGTGGCGATTCCGTGGTTGAAGATTCGCAACGACTGCACCGTCACGATCCCGGTGCCGGGCCGCAACCGGCGTGCGACGATCACCCGCTGGGGCAACGTCTCGTACCTGGGTACCACCGACGAAGACTACGACGGCAACCTGGACAACGTGTACTGCACACGGCAAGAACTTGATTTCCTGCTGGAAGGCGCCCGCTCGGCTTTGAAGACGGACCTGCAGCCGCACGACGTAGTGGGCAGCATCGCCGGCTGCCGGCCGCTGGTCGGCCCCCCCGGCGGCAAGACGATCGAGATGCGCCGCAACCATGAGATCCACATCGCGCCCGACGGCCTGGTGACGATTGTCGGCGGCAAGCTGACGACCTCCCGGCACATGGCGGAGCAGACCATCGACGCGGCGCAGACAGTCATCGGCAAACGCGCGCCATGCCGCACGAAATCGGCCTACCTGCTGGGCGCGGCCGGCTACGACCCGCAGGCGATCGTCGCCTCGGGCGGACTGGCCGCGCATCTGGGCGAGCGCTACGGCACCGAGGCACGTTTTGTCAGCGACCTGATCGATGCACGCCCGTCACTGCTCGCCCCGATCGTCGAGGGCTTGCCGTACAGCGAAGCGGAAGTGGTCTACGCTGCGCGCCATGAGTTGGCGCGCAGCGTAGACGACGTGCTGTCGCGGCGCACGCGCGCACGATTGATGGCGCGCGATGCGTCAGCCCGCGCCGCACCGCGCGTGGGTCAGATTCTAAAGGCGGAGCTCGGCTTGTCCGACGCGCTCGTCGCCAGCCAGGTGCGCGACTACGTCGCGGCCGTCCAATACGAGAAATCGGTCCTCATCGGAGATAACGGATGA
- a CDS encoding FAD-binding oxidoreductase: protein MISKEAIQRGYNRGNYVVGAHTPPPYSLNLPSVPYDAPAGSMQRAPVQVSERQCDALREIADEVITQPAQVVAWTRDWWAASMVTETAGRPATPHAVVVRVSSVAQVQAVMRIAHAASIPVTASAGRSNVTGAALPVRGGIVLDLCGLNRLLSVDQESQLVEVEAGMFGDVFEASLQREHKLTTGHWPSSFGISTVGGWIACRGAGQLSTRYGKIEDMVYGMDVVLADGSLISVGGYPRAAVGPDLQQLFIGSEGTLGIIVRARLKLHRLPDYGRAIAYGFDSFAAGLHACREIMQRGAQPAALRLYDALESGVQFGLPDTNVLLIADEGTREIVDAGIAVCEQVCKPQGQPLAGEAIFEKWLDTRYLTGKSAEGFKRSPGFVADTLEMAGRWRDLAAIYRDVVDALQSVPGTLAGSAHQSHAYVDGACLYFSLRGEVAIEQRAAWYRRAWDAANAVLIQYNATLSHHHGVGLLRAPYMRDSLGSAFPVLQALKRTLDPKNILNPGKLGLDDDIVPPAS, encoded by the coding sequence ATGATCAGCAAGGAAGCCATTCAGCGCGGCTACAACCGCGGCAATTATGTCGTCGGCGCTCACACGCCGCCACCGTACTCGCTGAACCTGCCCAGTGTGCCGTACGACGCGCCGGCCGGCAGCATGCAACGCGCACCGGTGCAGGTCTCGGAGCGGCAATGCGACGCGCTGCGGGAAATCGCCGACGAGGTGATCACACAGCCGGCACAAGTGGTCGCGTGGACCCGTGACTGGTGGGCTGCCTCGATGGTCACGGAAACCGCCGGCCGGCCGGCCACGCCGCACGCCGTTGTCGTGCGCGTGTCCAGCGTCGCGCAGGTCCAGGCGGTAATGCGCATTGCGCATGCGGCGTCGATCCCAGTGACGGCGTCGGCCGGGCGCAGCAACGTCACCGGCGCGGCGCTGCCGGTGCGTGGCGGCATCGTGCTGGACTTATGCGGCCTAAACCGGCTACTCAGCGTAGATCAAGAAAGCCAGCTCGTCGAGGTGGAGGCGGGTATGTTCGGCGACGTGTTCGAGGCGTCGCTGCAGCGCGAGCACAAGTTGACGACGGGACACTGGCCGTCGTCGTTTGGTATCAGCACCGTGGGGGGGTGGATCGCCTGCCGAGGCGCCGGACAGCTGTCCACGCGCTACGGCAAGATCGAGGACATGGTATACGGCATGGACGTCGTGCTGGCCGACGGCTCGCTGATCAGCGTCGGCGGCTATCCGCGCGCAGCGGTCGGGCCGGACCTGCAGCAGCTGTTCATCGGCAGCGAAGGCACGCTGGGCATCATCGTGCGCGCACGATTGAAGCTGCACCGCCTACCGGACTACGGTCGGGCGATTGCCTATGGCTTCGACTCGTTCGCCGCCGGCCTGCACGCATGCCGCGAAATCATGCAGCGCGGCGCCCAACCAGCGGCGCTGCGTCTGTACGATGCGCTCGAAAGCGGCGTGCAGTTCGGCCTGCCAGACACGAATGTGCTGCTGATCGCCGACGAGGGCACGCGCGAGATTGTGGATGCGGGGATTGCGGTCTGCGAGCAGGTGTGCAAGCCGCAAGGGCAGCCGCTGGCCGGGGAAGCGATCTTTGAGAAGTGGCTCGACACGCGGTACCTGACCGGCAAAAGCGCGGAGGGCTTCAAACGCAGCCCGGGGTTCGTCGCCGACACGCTGGAGATGGCGGGGCGCTGGCGCGATCTGGCCGCGATCTATCGCGATGTGGTCGATGCGCTGCAATCGGTGCCGGGTACGTTGGCGGGCTCCGCGCATCAGTCGCATGCCTATGTGGACGGCGCATGCCTGTACTTCTCGTTGCGCGGCGAAGTGGCCATCGAGCAGCGCGCCGCGTGGTACCGCCGTGCGTGGGACGCGGCCAATGCCGTGCTGATCCAATACAATGCGACGCTGAGCCACCACCATGGTGTAGGTCTACTGCGCGCGCCCTACATGCGCGACTCGCTGGGCAGCGCGTTCCCCGTGCTACAAGCGCTCAAGCGTACGCTGGATCCGAAGAACATTCTCAACCCTGGTAAGCTCGGCCTGGATGACGACATCGTCCCGCCGGCAAGCTGA
- a CDS encoding glycerol-3-phosphate responsive antiterminator, with protein sequence MDKSLGARLARHPVIATLYGTEQLDSFIGSAAEVGIVANVELRKLQAVVVTLTRAGKSVIVNIDSCDGLSQDKGGVEYLVDIGVTSLVSTRVATVQRANRAGLMTMQKVFVTDRSTWPRSIKAIEQSDPNLVQLMPAPMLPHLREQNRAALPPIVASGFVCNEHDVRQAQAHGAVAVSTSDSQLWNLDRRAERATNRGRGNQQ encoded by the coding sequence ATGGACAAGTCCCTCGGAGCGCGTCTGGCCCGACATCCTGTGATTGCAACGCTGTATGGCACCGAGCAGCTTGACAGCTTCATCGGCAGCGCGGCCGAGGTCGGCATCGTGGCCAACGTCGAGCTGCGCAAGCTGCAGGCGGTCGTGGTCACGCTGACGCGGGCCGGCAAGTCCGTGATCGTCAATATCGACAGCTGCGATGGGCTGTCGCAGGACAAGGGCGGCGTCGAATATCTCGTCGATATTGGCGTCACCAGCTTAGTGTCCACGCGCGTGGCGACGGTGCAACGCGCCAACCGCGCCGGTCTGATGACAATGCAGAAGGTTTTCGTGACGGACCGCTCGACGTGGCCGCGCAGCATCAAGGCGATCGAGCAGAGCGATCCCAATTTGGTGCAGCTGATGCCGGCGCCGATGCTGCCGCACCTGCGTGAGCAAAACCGTGCGGCGCTGCCACCGATCGTCGCGTCGGGCTTCGTCTGCAATGAGCACGATGTGCGCCAGGCGCAGGCGCACGGCGCGGTGGCGGTGTCCACCAGCGACAGTCAATTGTGGAACCTGGATCGCCGCGCGGAACGCGCGACGAACCGTGGAAGAGGGAATCAACAGTGA
- a CDS encoding putative quinol monooxygenase, giving the protein MKPPYLQVIAHYFAKPGQSERVLTLLDALARATRDEPKNLDYQFFRSPHDPDHFVILEQYTDATGLDEHRQTPHFQQIGYGQIIPMLERRDVRSHMVHGASQ; this is encoded by the coding sequence GTGAAGCCGCCCTACTTGCAGGTCATTGCCCACTATTTCGCCAAGCCCGGGCAGAGTGAGCGCGTGCTAACGCTGCTCGACGCGCTCGCGCGCGCCACGCGCGATGAGCCGAAGAACCTGGACTACCAGTTCTTCCGCTCGCCGCACGATCCTGACCATTTTGTGATCCTCGAGCAGTATACCGATGCAACGGGGCTGGACGAGCATCGGCAAACGCCGCATTTTCAGCAGATCGGTTACGGTCAGATCATTCCGATGCTTGAACGCCGCGATGTCAGAAGCCACATGGTTCACGGAGCAAGCCAATGA
- a CDS encoding iron-containing alcohol dehydrogenase: protein MTPLLFQTVPTVIVEFGAARRLGALLREHFGTLSRLCVVTDAFLHRSGLLGPALADLTAQGWHVTVIDDVVADPPEQVVLHAAARASAVGAEIVLGLGGGSSMDVAKLIAILVAGQQPLAEMYGVGNVRGTRVPLVQMPTTAGTGSEVTAVSIVTLGKARKMGVVAPQLFADVAILDAELTLGLPRATTAATGIDAMVHAIEAYTSARLKNPLSDRLALQALELLSRHLLPACDNGQDRAAREAMLLGAMLAGQAFANAPVAAVHALAYPIGGLFHVPHGLSNALVLPHVLRFNANTAAQQYAQLASIVAPDARGSDEARTAVWIARIDALIAATGIPRTLREVGVGRHDLPRMAADAMLQTRLLVNNPREVREADALAIYEQAW from the coding sequence ATGACCCCCTTGCTCTTTCAGACCGTGCCGACCGTGATCGTGGAGTTCGGCGCGGCACGCCGGCTCGGGGCATTGCTGCGCGAGCACTTCGGCACACTGAGCCGACTGTGCGTGGTCACCGACGCGTTCCTGCATCGCAGCGGACTGCTCGGGCCCGCGCTGGCGGACCTCACCGCGCAGGGCTGGCATGTCACTGTCATCGATGACGTGGTGGCCGATCCGCCCGAACAGGTGGTGCTCCACGCCGCCGCGCGTGCTTCGGCCGTCGGTGCCGAAATCGTGCTCGGACTCGGCGGCGGCTCGTCAATGGACGTGGCCAAACTGATCGCCATCCTGGTGGCCGGGCAGCAACCGCTGGCCGAGATGTACGGCGTAGGCAACGTACGCGGCACGCGCGTGCCACTGGTGCAAATGCCGACCACCGCGGGCACCGGCTCGGAAGTCACCGCGGTGTCGATCGTCACGCTCGGCAAGGCGCGCAAGATGGGCGTGGTCGCGCCACAGCTGTTCGCTGACGTCGCGATTCTGGACGCGGAACTCACGCTTGGCCTGCCGCGTGCGACGACCGCGGCCACCGGCATCGATGCCATGGTGCATGCGATCGAGGCGTACACGTCGGCACGCCTGAAGAACCCGCTGTCAGACAGACTCGCGCTGCAGGCGCTGGAGCTGTTGTCCCGCCACCTGCTGCCGGCGTGCGACAACGGGCAGGACCGCGCGGCGCGCGAGGCAATGCTACTCGGCGCGATGCTGGCCGGGCAGGCTTTCGCCAATGCACCGGTGGCCGCCGTGCACGCGCTCGCGTATCCGATCGGCGGCCTGTTTCACGTGCCCCACGGCTTGTCCAATGCACTCGTACTGCCCCACGTGCTGCGCTTCAACGCGAACACAGCCGCACAGCAGTATGCGCAGCTTGCGTCGATCGTCGCGCCCGACGCACGCGGCAGCGACGAAGCCAGGACCGCGGTATGGATTGCACGGATCGACGCGCTGATTGCCGCCACCGGGATCCCGAGGACGCTGCGCGAAGTCGGCGTCGGCCGGCACGATCTGCCGAGAATGGCCGCTGATGCGATGCTGCAGACCCGTCTGCTCGTGAACAATCCGCGTGAAGTCCGCGAAGCCGACGCCCTCGCCATCTACGAGCAGGCTTGGTAG
- a CDS encoding PPC domain-containing DNA-binding protein, producing MKDHVMIESGRLGRLVVARVKPNEDLITSLEHLCDAHGVERALVRGAVGSLLGATLLLPQRSTSAAITVEGPGVEILSLSGEISRMAATGCASSISGMVADPNGRMFAGRLQRGGNRSFITIEVSLQEWLVDSIIEGPATP from the coding sequence ATGAAAGACCACGTCATGATCGAATCGGGCCGCCTGGGGCGGCTGGTCGTCGCGCGCGTCAAACCTAACGAGGACCTGATCACGTCGCTGGAACACCTGTGCGACGCGCACGGGGTCGAGCGGGCGCTGGTACGCGGTGCGGTCGGCAGCCTACTCGGCGCGACACTGCTGCTGCCGCAGCGTAGTACGAGCGCGGCCATCACGGTCGAGGGTCCCGGGGTCGAAATCCTGAGCCTGTCCGGCGAAATATCGCGTATGGCCGCAACGGGCTGTGCGTCGTCGATCAGCGGCATGGTCGCGGACCCGAACGGGCGGATGTTCGCGGGACGCTTGCAACGAGGCGGCAACCGCTCGTTTATCACAATCGAGGTGTCGTTGCAGGAGTGGCTGGTCGACTCCATCATCGAAGGTCCCGCCACGCCGTGA
- a CDS encoding LysR family transcriptional regulator, whose protein sequence is MLERIHLAIVREVDRRGSLTAAAEVLCLTQSALSHTVKKMEQMLGTAVWRREGRNLRLTQAGEYLLSVANRVLPQLEHAQARLVQYAQGERGTLRIGMECHPCYQWLLKVVSPYLAQWPDVDVDVKQKFQFGGIGALFVYDIDILVTPDPLHRSGLRFEPVFDYEQVLVVQRGHALTRGTHVEPAQLAGEVLITYPVDIDRLDVYAQFLVPAGVRPKRHKTIETTDIMVQMVASGRGVAALPRWLVQEYADKMPIEPVRLGRDGIDKQIFVGMREADADTDYLAAFVALARHSARYAAA, encoded by the coding sequence ATGCTCGAACGTATCCACCTGGCGATCGTGCGCGAGGTTGACCGGCGGGGTTCATTGACCGCTGCCGCCGAGGTGTTGTGCTTGACCCAATCGGCGCTGAGCCACACGGTCAAGAAGATGGAGCAGATGCTGGGCACGGCGGTCTGGCGCCGCGAAGGCCGCAATCTGCGGCTGACGCAGGCGGGCGAATACCTGTTATCGGTCGCCAATCGCGTACTGCCGCAGCTGGAGCACGCGCAGGCACGTCTGGTGCAGTACGCGCAGGGTGAGCGTGGCACGCTGCGCATCGGGATGGAATGCCACCCCTGCTACCAATGGTTGCTTAAGGTGGTGTCGCCGTACCTGGCACAATGGCCGGACGTCGATGTGGACGTGAAGCAGAAGTTCCAGTTCGGCGGCATTGGCGCGTTGTTCGTCTATGACATCGACATCTTGGTTACGCCCGATCCGTTGCACCGCTCGGGCCTTCGCTTCGAGCCGGTGTTCGACTACGAGCAGGTGCTGGTGGTCCAGCGCGGACATGCACTGACACGTGGCACGCACGTCGAGCCGGCGCAGTTGGCCGGCGAAGTGCTGATTACCTATCCGGTCGATATCGACCGGCTCGACGTGTATGCGCAATTCCTGGTGCCGGCCGGCGTGCGGCCGAAGCGTCACAAGACGATCGAGACCACCGACATCATGGTGCAAATGGTCGCCAGCGGCCGCGGCGTTGCCGCGCTGCCGCGCTGGCTGGTGCAGGAATATGCGGACAAGATGCCGATCGAGCCGGTGCGGCTGGGACGCGACGGCATCGACAAGCAGATCTTCGTGGGTATGCGCGAGGCGGATGCCGATACCGACTACCTGGCCGCCTTCGTCGCGCTTGCGCGGCATTCAGCCCGCTATGCGGCAGCGTAA
- the metE gene encoding 5-methyltetrahydropteroyltriglutamate--homocysteine S-methyltransferase, which yields MAITHNLGFPRIGAKRELKFALESYWKGQSSLNELKAAGAQLRQQHWADQAKLDWSPVGDFAFYDQVLDMSFTLGNLPERVRELDGDSLDNYFRIARGRSATDGACSCGVQAGEMTKWFDTNYHYIVPELSASTTFSLDASRLLGEFEQARRLGVKAKPVIIGPLTYLWLGKAKDDSDKLALLPRLLPVYAQLLDELAACGAEWVQIDEPILVTELDPQWQQAFVRAYDTLRTDRVKLLLATYFGQLQENLPLACRLPVQGLHVDTLNARDEVCDVIAELPAERVLSLGVVNGRNIWKTDLVATLDWLEPIHRQLGQRLWLAPSCSLLHVPVDLASERELDAELRSWLAFALQKLDELNVLATALNNGRQAVEADLRDNQAAIAARKVSARVHNPAVKAALARIDADMERRTSHYPERARKQHEQLQLPPYPTTTIGSFPQTEDIRQARSHFRRGELDEASYRAAMREQIARSVREQEALGLDVLVHGEAERNDMVEYFGEQLEGYAFSQFGWVQSYGSRCVKPPIMFGDIRRPKPMTVEWIQYAQSLTHKPMKGMLTGPVTILNWSFVRDDQPRAVSCQQLALAIREEVLDLERAGVRVIQIDEAALREGLPLRKSQWHEYLQWAVGAFRIAANGVRDDTQIHTHMCYSEFNDIIASIADMDADVITIETSRSDMELLDAFDHFNYPNEIGPGVYDIHSPNIPTQEHIVQLMRKAAERIPAERLWVNPDCGLKTRAWTEVIPALRNMVAAAHTLRGTA from the coding sequence ATGGCCATCACGCACAATCTGGGCTTTCCGCGCATCGGCGCGAAGCGGGAATTGAAATTCGCCCTCGAGTCTTACTGGAAGGGACAGTCCTCGCTAAATGAACTGAAGGCAGCGGGCGCTCAACTGCGCCAGCAGCACTGGGCCGACCAGGCGAAACTGGACTGGTCGCCGGTAGGTGATTTCGCGTTCTATGACCAGGTGCTCGACATGAGCTTCACGCTCGGCAACCTGCCGGAGCGAGTACGCGAACTGGACGGCGATTCGCTGGACAACTACTTCCGGATCGCGCGCGGGCGTTCGGCCACGGACGGCGCATGCAGCTGCGGCGTGCAGGCCGGCGAGATGACCAAGTGGTTCGATACCAACTATCACTACATCGTGCCGGAATTGAGCGCGTCCACGACCTTTTCGCTCGATGCATCGCGCCTGCTCGGTGAGTTCGAACAGGCACGTCGCCTTGGCGTGAAAGCCAAGCCGGTGATCATCGGGCCGCTGACGTACCTGTGGCTCGGCAAAGCCAAGGACGACTCGGACAAACTTGCGCTATTGCCAAGACTGCTGCCGGTCTATGCGCAATTGCTAGATGAACTCGCCGCGTGCGGTGCCGAGTGGGTGCAGATCGACGAACCGATCCTCGTCACCGAGCTCGATCCGCAGTGGCAGCAAGCGTTCGTGCGCGCCTACGACACGCTGCGCACCGATCGCGTTAAGCTGCTATTGGCTACCTACTTCGGCCAATTGCAGGAGAACCTGCCGCTTGCATGCCGATTGCCAGTGCAAGGCCTACACGTGGACACGCTCAATGCGCGCGATGAAGTCTGCGACGTCATCGCGGAGCTGCCGGCCGAGCGCGTGCTGTCGCTCGGCGTCGTCAACGGCCGCAATATCTGGAAAACCGATCTCGTCGCCACGCTCGACTGGCTCGAGCCGATCCACCGGCAACTCGGCCAGCGGCTCTGGCTCGCGCCGTCGTGCTCACTACTGCACGTGCCGGTGGATCTGGCCAGTGAGCGCGAACTCGACGCCGAGCTACGCTCATGGCTTGCTTTCGCACTGCAAAAACTGGACGAACTCAACGTGCTTGCTACGGCACTGAACAACGGTAGGCAGGCCGTAGAGGCTGACCTGCGGGACAATCAGGCCGCCATCGCGGCGCGCAAGGTATCGGCGCGCGTACATAACCCGGCCGTCAAGGCGGCGCTCGCGCGCATCGACGCCGACATGGAACGCCGCACCAGCCACTACCCGGAGCGCGCGCGCAAACAACACGAGCAGTTGCAACTGCCGCCGTATCCGACCACGACAATTGGCTCGTTTCCACAAACCGAAGACATCCGCCAGGCGCGCAGCCATTTCCGCCGCGGCGAACTGGACGAGGCGAGCTACCGCGCGGCCATGCGCGAGCAAATCGCGCGCAGCGTGCGCGAACAGGAAGCGCTGGGGCTTGACGTGCTCGTGCATGGTGAGGCCGAGCGCAACGACATGGTTGAGTATTTCGGCGAGCAGCTCGAAGGCTATGCGTTCAGCCAATTCGGCTGGGTGCAGTCGTATGGCTCGCGGTGCGTGAAACCGCCGATCATGTTCGGTGACATCCGCCGGCCAAAGCCGATGACGGTCGAATGGATCCAATATGCGCAATCGCTGACTCACAAGCCGATGAAAGGTATGTTGACCGGGCCCGTGACGATCCTGAACTGGTCATTCGTGCGTGACGACCAGCCGCGTGCCGTGTCGTGTCAGCAGCTTGCGCTGGCAATCCGCGAAGAGGTGCTTGATCTGGAGCGCGCGGGCGTGCGCGTGATTCAGATCGACGAAGCGGCCTTGCGCGAAGGCTTGCCGCTGCGCAAGTCGCAATGGCATGAGTACCTGCAGTGGGCGGTCGGCGCGTTCCGCATTGCGGCCAACGGCGTGCGCGACGACACGCAGATCCACACACACATGTGCTATTCGGAGTTCAACGACATCATCGCGTCGATTGCGGATATGGACGCAGACGTCATCACAATCGAAACATCGCGCTCCGACATGGAACTGCTCGATGCGTTCGATCACTTCAACTATCCGAATGAGATTGGACCGGGCGTGTACGACATCCATTCACCGAACATCCCGACGCAGGAGCACATCGTCCAGTTGATGCGCAAGGCGGCCGAGCGCATCCCAGCCGAACGCCTGTGGGTTAATCCGGACTGCGGGTTGAAGACACGCGCATGGACAGAAGTCATCCCGGCGCTGCGCAACATGGTGGCCGCCGCGCATACGTTGCGCGGCACTGCATAG